Genomic window (Arthrobacter sp. StoSoilA2):
GGGACCTTACGGGAAGGCTGCTCCTCCCCGGACTTGCAGGGCTTATCGCCACGGGCAGGGCGCCAGGTTTGCGGCTGGTGGGCGCGGGGTCCGACCCCTGGTCGCCGGAACAATGGCAGGAGAGGGTCACTGGAGCATTTGCGGCTGCGTCAAAGGCAGCCGATGCGGGCGGGCGTAATGCCTTGGCAAACGTGGCCGAATCCACCGAGTACCACCAGTTGGACGTCACGGCCGACGGCCCGCTGGCAGACCTCCTGGCACGCTTGGAGGGACCCATCGCCATCTACTTCGCCCTGCCGCCCCACGTTAGCCAGAAGGCATGCGAGGTCCTGCGGCGCGGGCAATTGCCAGCCGGCACGCGCCTGGTGTTGGAAAAGCCCTTCGGCTCGGGCAGTGAATCTGCACGCGAACTCAACCAAACGCTGGCCACGCTGGTCCCGGAGGACCACATCCATCGCGTTGACCACTTCCTGGGCAAGGCCACAGTCCTGAACATCCTTGGCTTGCGCTTTGCCAACCGGTTCCTTGAGCCAGTGTGGAACCGCGACCACATCGAAAAGGTGGAAATCGTCTTCGACGAGGACCTGGCACTTGAAGGACGGGCCCGCTACTACGACGGCGCTGGTGCCTTGCGTGACATGATCCAAAGCCATTTGCTGCACATCATGGCGTTTATCGCGATCGATGCACCAGCCAGCATCGATGAACGTGATCTCCGTGATGCCGTGGCCACGGTCTTGAGGGCCAGCA
Coding sequences:
- a CDS encoding glucose-6-phosphate dehydrogenase; translation: MTSKTTVKTLLILGASGDLTGRLLLPGLAGLIATGRAPGLRLVGAGSDPWSPEQWQERVTGAFAAASKAADAGGRNALANVAESTEYHQLDVTADGPLADLLARLEGPIAIYFALPPHVSQKACEVLRRGQLPAGTRLVLEKPFGSGSESARELNQTLATLVPEDHIHRVDHFLGKATVLNILGLRFANRFLEPVWNRDHIEKVEIVFDEDLALEGRARYYDGAGALRDMIQSHLLHIMAFIAIDAPASIDERDLRDAVATVLRASSVKAPYRESTRRARYAAGTLGERTVPDYTAEEGVDPARNTETLAEVRVDIDNWRWKGVPFLLRSGKAIGRRRKEAVITFRPVPHLPTGFSGVDSPNQLRIGFGPDVLQLDVDVNGPGDIFTLDRASLVTELNEPGMLPYGEVLEGIVTGDPLLSVRGDTAEDCWRIIEPVLRAWERGAVPLDEYDAGSTGPADWPTAVAP